The following are from one region of the Biomphalaria glabrata chromosome 12, xgBioGlab47.1, whole genome shotgun sequence genome:
- the LOC106074243 gene encoding alpha-ketoglutarate-dependent dioxygenase alkB homolog 4-like, producing MPSSLNPKLETMLAETSNKICGCKGIRSCRLCKNTENEVQALFTGNHNVQSNVEKKTCYFCVHCKKAYQYTRVDSLAEDQSLQSSFPECQNEDLPNNTSVPSPGATSNVLELKEDNKLCQHKNVLHKMNFPGITIIENFVSPDEEFSLDAAIKETPFQKSQSGRQKQDFGPKVNFKKQKIRVSSFNGLPSYSRFLFERMGAHSCLKDFQPVELCNLEYCSERGAHIDPHFDDAWLWGERLVTLNLMSDSCLTFTLDEDPFLEVRVPLLRRSLIVVSAEARYQWKHGISEADVIGRRVAMTFRELSEEFSRGGSKEEEGKHLLTLALTFQGTAIQPSNVPHWD from the exons ATGCCTTCTTCTTTGAATCCAAAACTTGAAACAATGTTAGCAGAAACTTCAAACAAAATATGTGGTTGTAAAGGAATTAGATCCTGTCGATTGTGTAAAAATACTGAAAATGAAGTTCAAGCATTATTTACTGGAAATCACAATGTTCAATCTAAT GTTGAGAAGAAAACATGTTATTTCTGTGTTCATTGCAAGAAAGCTTATCAATATACAAGAGTTGATTCATTAGCTGAAGATCAAAGCTTGCAGTCATCTTTCCCAGAATGCCAAAATGAAGATTTACCAAACAATACAAGTGTACCATCTCCAGGTGCAACCAGCAATGTTCTTGAACTCAAGGAAGACAATAAATTATGTCAGCACAAAAATGTACTTCACAAAATGAATTTTCCAGGAATAACAATCATAGAAAACTTTGTATCTCCAGATGAAGAGTTCTCCCTAGATGCTGCAATTAAAGAAACACCCTTTCAAAAGTCTCAATCAGGCAGACAAAAACAG GACTTTGGACCCAAAGttaattttaagaaacaaaaaatacgaGTTTCAAGTTTCAATGGATTACCTTCCTATAGCAGATTTCTGTTTGAAAGGATGGGAGCTCACTCTTGCCTTAAAGATTTTCAGCCTGTAGAGCTCTGCAACTTGGAATATTGCAGCGAACGAGGAGCACACATTGACCCACATTTCGATGATGCTTGGCTGTGGGGGGAGAGGCTCGTCACCCTGAACCTCATGTCCGACTCTTGCTTGACATTTACGCTGGATGAGGATCCGTTTCTGGAAGTCAGGGTACCCCTCCTGAGACGCTCGCTGATTGTCGTAAGTGCTGAAGCAAGATACCAGTGGAAGCATGGCATTAGCGAAGCAGACGTGATTGGAAGAAGGGTGGCCATGACCTTTAGGGAGCTGTCTGAAGAGTTCAGCAGAGGTGGGAgtaaagaggaagaggggaagCATCTTTTGACTTTGGCCTTGACATTTCAAGGGACTGCAATACAGCCTTCTAATGTCCCACACTGGGATTAA